From the genome of Sulfurovum sp. NBC37-1, one region includes:
- the uvrB gene encoding excinuclease ABC subunit UvrB, with translation MPNFTVNSPYSPAGDQPAAIDSLVKSIESGNRYQTLLGVTGSGKTYTMAKVIEKTKKPTLIMTHNKTLAAQLYSEFKSFFPNNHVEYFISYYDYYQPEAYLPRQDLFIEKDSSINEELERLRLSTTASLLSHDDVIVIASVSANYGLGSPEDYKTIVQKLVVGEEYNQKELLLKFVDMGYKRNDEFFDIGNFRVSGEVVDIYPAYSDEFAIRIEFFGDEVEAIYEFNSLTGEKNRDLKEVTVYSANQFIVSKEKLARAVKTIEEELDERLSYFQKEDRMIEYNRLKQRTEFDLEMIEATGMCKGIENYSRHLTGKKPGETPYSMMDYFEAMHDDYLVIVDESHVSLSQFRGMYAGDRSRKEVLVDHGFRLPSALDNRPLMFDEYINKAPHYLFVSATPAPLEIELSSVVAEQVVRPTGLLDPEIEVIDSTYQVENLHDRMKPIIERGERILVTVLTKKMAEELTSYYNDLGLKARYMHSDLDAIERNQVIRSLRLGEFDILVGINLLREGLDLPEVSLVAILDADKEGFLRSKTSLIQTAGRAARNANGKVLMYAKKMTDSMKATIETTQQRREKQIVYNKKHGITPTTTIRELDANLKVEDAGELYNKRSKLDKMPKAERQQLVKELKAKMLAAAKNLEFEEAARLRDEIAKVKKL, from the coding sequence TTGCCTAATTTTACCGTAAATAGTCCTTACAGTCCTGCCGGTGATCAACCTGCTGCCATCGATTCTCTTGTCAAATCCATTGAGTCAGGCAACCGTTACCAGACACTACTTGGGGTAACTGGTTCAGGGAAGACCTATACAATGGCAAAGGTGATAGAGAAGACCAAAAAACCTACGCTCATTATGACGCATAATAAAACACTGGCGGCACAGCTCTATTCGGAGTTCAAGAGTTTTTTCCCTAACAATCATGTAGAGTATTTCATCTCCTACTATGACTACTATCAGCCGGAAGCCTATCTGCCGCGCCAGGATCTTTTCATAGAAAAAGACTCTTCCATCAATGAAGAACTGGAGCGTTTGCGTTTGAGTACGACAGCCTCCCTGCTCAGTCATGATGATGTCATCGTCATCGCATCTGTCTCTGCCAACTATGGTCTGGGTTCACCGGAGGATTACAAGACCATCGTGCAGAAACTCGTCGTGGGAGAGGAGTACAACCAGAAAGAACTACTGCTCAAATTCGTCGACATGGGATACAAACGAAATGATGAGTTCTTCGATATCGGAAATTTCCGGGTCAGTGGAGAAGTAGTGGATATCTATCCGGCCTATTCAGATGAATTTGCTATACGCATAGAGTTCTTCGGGGATGAGGTGGAGGCGATCTATGAGTTCAACTCGCTGACAGGAGAAAAGAACAGGGATCTCAAGGAAGTCACTGTTTATTCTGCCAACCAGTTCATCGTCAGTAAAGAGAAACTGGCGCGGGCGGTCAAAACCATCGAAGAGGAACTGGACGAGCGTCTGTCCTATTTTCAGAAAGAGGACCGGATGATCGAGTATAATCGTCTGAAACAGAGAACGGAATTCGATCTGGAAATGATAGAGGCGACGGGGATGTGTAAAGGGATCGAGAACTATTCGCGCCATCTTACGGGTAAGAAACCTGGAGAGACTCCATACTCTATGATGGATTACTTCGAAGCGATGCATGATGACTACCTTGTGATCGTCGATGAATCACATGTTTCCCTTTCTCAGTTCCGGGGGATGTATGCCGGGGATAGAAGCAGGAAAGAGGTGCTGGTAGATCATGGTTTCAGACTTCCTTCCGCACTTGACAATAGACCTCTGATGTTTGACGAATACATCAATAAAGCACCCCATTACCTTTTTGTCTCCGCAACGCCTGCACCATTGGAAATAGAGCTTTCCTCCGTAGTGGCTGAACAGGTGGTACGCCCGACAGGACTGCTTGATCCGGAGATAGAAGTGATCGACAGTACCTACCAGGTAGAGAACCTTCACGACAGAATGAAACCGATAATCGAAAGAGGAGAACGCATACTTGTCACCGTGTTGACAAAAAAGATGGCGGAGGAGTTGACAAGTTACTACAACGACCTTGGTCTAAAAGCGCGCTATATGCACTCTGATCTCGATGCGATAGAACGGAATCAGGTGATCCGTTCACTGCGTCTTGGAGAATTCGACATCCTCGTGGGGATCAACCTTCTCAGGGAGGGGCTTGACCTTCCTGAAGTGAGCCTGGTGGCTATACTCGATGCGGACAAAGAGGGCTTTTTGCGTTCAAAGACCTCACTCATACAGACTGCCGGAAGGGCGGCGAGGAATGCCAATGGTAAAGTACTTATGTATGCCAAGAAGATGACGGACTCCATGAAAGCGACCATTGAGACCACCCAGCAAAGAAGAGAGAAGCAGATCGTCTACAACAAAAAGCATGGCATTACCCCCACTACGACTATACGGGAGTTGGATGCCAACCTGAAAGTGGAAGATGCCGGAGAGCTTTACAACAAACGAAGCAAACTTGACAAAATGCCCAAAGCGGAACGTCAACAGCTTGTCAAGGAACTCAAGGCAAAAATGCTTGCAGCAGCGAAAAATCTGGAATTTGAAGAGGCGGCACGTTTGCGTGATGAGATCGCGAAGGTGAAAAAACTGTAG
- a CDS encoding 3'-5' exonuclease has product MRKVFDELTSAFRKHGGILNEEQYQHIAIKHTTLLEDSDTIFILLQASGYPIEQDEKGRYLLKTFFTPYQEQRYCVIDIETNGSKPGTSQVIEIGAVMVEKGEIVDRLETFVECAFLPEYITKITGIEPIDLKDAPTRRAALTQLRQFMGDAVFVAHNANFDYSFLTASFERFGLGGIGNPKLCTIDLAKRTFESERYGLAYLIDFLGIETATHHRAYSDALCAEKVMEKSFENLPEYVKTTDDLLQFSISSRKQRTQKNKDKATTARPVSR; this is encoded by the coding sequence ATGCGAAAAGTCTTTGATGAACTGACATCCGCATTCCGGAAACATGGTGGAATTCTGAATGAAGAGCAGTATCAACATATTGCCATCAAACATACAACGCTGCTTGAAGACAGCGATACGATCTTCATACTGCTGCAGGCTTCAGGCTATCCTATTGAACAGGATGAAAAGGGTCGCTATCTGCTTAAGACCTTCTTTACCCCCTACCAGGAACAGCGCTATTGTGTCATAGACATAGAGACCAACGGCAGCAAACCCGGAACTTCTCAGGTCATAGAGATCGGTGCGGTGATGGTGGAAAAAGGGGAAATCGTCGACAGGTTGGAAACCTTTGTGGAGTGTGCCTTCCTTCCCGAATATATCACGAAGATCACTGGTATAGAACCGATTGATCTGAAAGACGCTCCGACGCGAAGGGCTGCGCTGACACAGTTGCGACAGTTCATGGGCGATGCGGTCTTTGTTGCGCACAATGCGAACTTTGACTACAGCTTTCTGACCGCTTCATTCGAGCGCTTCGGCCTGGGAGGTATCGGCAATCCGAAACTCTGTACTATTGACCTTGCCAAACGGACCTTCGAAAGTGAACGTTACGGCTTGGCCTATCTGATCGATTTTCTCGGAATTGAAACGGCAACACATCACCGTGCCTACAGTGATGCGCTCTGTGCCGAAAAAGTGATGGAAAAGAGTTTTGAGAATCTGCCGGAGTATGTCAAGACGACAGATGATCTTCTGCAGTTCTCCATTTCAAGCAGGAAGCAGAGAACCCAAAAGAATAAAGATAAGGCTACTACAGCCCGTCCAGTGTCTCGATAA
- a CDS encoding phosphoribosylanthranilate isomerase: MRVKICGITNLRDALHAVECGADALGFVFYNESPRYITPKDAKRIIDQLPPFVERVGLFVNEGVETIDTVCRYSDISLAQIHFDVDEESLDAISLKTLPVVRARTAEDVHRFPDRYRLVDAYCEAYGGSGKRLNLEWFDGVDCSRIILAGGLTPDNVNEVKQYGFYGVDVSSGVESVKGKKDLQKVERFLRNAKSL; this comes from the coding sequence ATGAGAGTCAAAATATGCGGTATCACCAATCTGAGAGATGCGCTTCATGCAGTGGAATGCGGAGCGGATGCACTTGGGTTTGTCTTTTATAACGAGTCACCGCGTTACATAACACCCAAAGATGCCAAGCGCATCATCGATCAGCTGCCTCCTTTTGTAGAGAGGGTGGGGCTTTTTGTCAATGAGGGAGTGGAGACCATCGATACGGTCTGCAGATATTCGGATATTTCTCTCGCACAGATCCATTTTGATGTGGATGAAGAATCTCTCGATGCCATTTCACTCAAAACCCTGCCTGTGGTACGTGCACGGACAGCTGAAGATGTGCACCGGTTCCCGGACCGGTATCGTCTGGTTGATGCCTATTGTGAAGCGTACGGGGGAAGCGGAAAACGTTTGAATCTTGAATGGTTCGACGGTGTGGACTGTTCCAGGATCATTCTTGCGGGGGGATTGACACCGGACAATGTAAATGAAGTCAAACAGTACGGTTTTTACGGTGTCGATGTCAGTTCCGGAGTGGAATCGGTCAAGGGTAAGAAAGACCTGCAAAAAGTGGAGCGGTTCCTGCGCAATGCGAAAAGTCTTTGA
- the rpe gene encoding ribulose-phosphate 3-epimerase: MLVAPSILSADFGHLARDVKAICEGGCDLVHVDVMDGHFVPNLTIGPVVVEAVAKAATKPLDIHLMVENNSFFVDLFAPLKPEFISFHIEEEKHPHRLVQKIRSLGIRPSIVLNPHTLPEAVEFLLEDLGMVLLMSVNPGFGGQKFIPSVIEKAQRLKTLIEKRNPNCLIEVDGGVNDVNVKELAAAGVDVVVAGSYVFKHPNGVKEAIASLK, from the coding sequence ATGTTAGTAGCCCCAAGTATACTCTCTGCGGATTTCGGTCATCTTGCACGTGATGTCAAAGCGATCTGTGAAGGAGGATGTGACCTTGTGCATGTTGATGTGATGGATGGGCACTTCGTCCCCAACCTGACTATCGGTCCTGTTGTTGTGGAAGCTGTGGCTAAGGCGGCTACCAAACCGTTGGATATTCACCTCATGGTGGAGAACAACAGTTTCTTTGTCGATCTTTTTGCACCGTTGAAACCGGAATTCATTTCTTTTCATATCGAAGAGGAAAAACATCCGCACAGACTGGTACAGAAGATCCGCTCACTGGGTATTAGACCGTCGATTGTACTGAACCCACATACACTGCCTGAAGCGGTAGAGTTCCTTCTTGAAGATCTCGGCATGGTATTGCTTATGAGTGTCAATCCCGGTTTCGGAGGACAGAAGTTCATTCCTTCCGTGATCGAAAAAGCTCAGCGTCTCAAAACGCTGATCGAGAAACGCAATCCGAACTGTCTGATAGAAGTGGACGGCGGGGTCAATGATGTGAATGTAAAAGAGTTGGCGGCAGCAGGGGTTGATGTGGTTGTGGCAGGGTCCTACGTTTTTAAGCATCCCAACGGGGTCAAAGAGGCGATCGCCTCATTGAAATAA
- a CDS encoding mechanosensitive ion channel family protein — MQKYFLVMISCMIFLTGALSSETLWSGKWHVFWQQGAFVVQLQQQGNEVNGTYQPNNGILRGMAEGRIFKGVSVNRQHTNHFLFTLSPDGDAFFGNMQSGDWIAGNRVKETGAQKKYSLDTSHPFTTMYAFLKLGNQVRDGDYEALEKAIELISFNKEQQAYFYGKRMMLIRKFFQMLDLCTVHKFDFPSNIEGNRTKVVFHQAGTDNTVEVTFVKEDTGKGWKIKFPAEDEIDTKLKEMLQAYGLTELDPSKNLQLANPRDTMRTFIEQNERWEKGGKTYVISTLNLSAVDPAIWEWQAPLLSHYLLGVIDRVSDFVYQEIPNNPKSRMPYVYFYHPIGSIIIAPYEVKGKIRWQFTPETLENIEALYEAMEDVPPKVKTVVRSENALYFTLKGYAKSISPLLIKKVYDTALWQIILLVLIVLLALFVSYLSKWITFALGKKFYLTKRWSKEMITLRFLRPAQLIIFAFILLYGAHQLGLSDFLFSVIKTFSYLLIIVGVTWILYNLISIMFAALQIHARRTSTDVDEIIISLSGSILRILLITGAVFVVAEVLHIPYKTVLAGLGIGGLAFAIAAKDTIANFFGSAIIISDQPFKTGDRIKIGDDVGVIINVGIRSTKIRTTYDTILTIPNNKITSEMIDNYSAREAMRVDTKFLFALDTPKELLDEIDRKVSEFLHNHPDVDHEKIILTGVNDYTIHGILFELRFFVKADNETMYSDIRHRIVTDIGTMIKENGIELIFINFEGGEEV; from the coding sequence ATGCAAAAATATTTTTTGGTCATGATATCATGTATGATTTTCCTGACGGGTGCTTTGTCATCTGAGACACTGTGGAGCGGAAAGTGGCATGTGTTCTGGCAACAGGGTGCCTTTGTGGTACAGCTGCAGCAGCAGGGAAATGAAGTTAACGGAACCTATCAGCCCAATAACGGCATTTTGAGAGGAATGGCAGAGGGAAGGATATTCAAAGGTGTTTCCGTAAACCGGCAGCATACCAATCATTTTTTGTTTACGCTCAGTCCTGACGGGGATGCCTTCTTCGGCAACATGCAAAGTGGTGACTGGATCGCGGGAAACCGTGTCAAAGAGACAGGGGCCCAGAAAAAATATTCCCTGGACACTTCGCATCCTTTCACGACGATGTATGCTTTCCTGAAATTGGGAAATCAGGTACGGGATGGCGATTATGAAGCACTGGAAAAGGCCATTGAACTCATCTCTTTCAACAAGGAACAGCAGGCATATTTTTACGGAAAACGTATGATGCTGATACGAAAATTCTTTCAAATGCTCGATCTCTGTACCGTACACAAGTTTGACTTTCCGTCGAACATCGAAGGAAACCGGACCAAAGTGGTGTTTCATCAGGCCGGAACGGATAATACGGTAGAGGTAACGTTCGTAAAAGAGGATACCGGGAAGGGCTGGAAGATCAAGTTTCCTGCAGAAGATGAGATCGATACGAAGCTGAAAGAAATGCTTCAGGCATACGGCCTTACAGAACTTGACCCAAGCAAAAATCTGCAATTGGCCAACCCCAGAGATACCATGCGTACGTTCATCGAACAGAACGAGCGCTGGGAGAAGGGAGGTAAAACCTATGTTATCTCAACCTTGAACCTTTCTGCCGTGGATCCTGCTATCTGGGAGTGGCAGGCACCGCTGCTTTCGCATTATCTTCTGGGGGTGATAGACCGTGTGAGTGATTTTGTGTATCAGGAAATACCCAATAACCCCAAAAGCAGAATGCCTTATGTCTATTTTTACCATCCTATAGGCAGTATCATCATCGCTCCATATGAGGTGAAGGGAAAGATACGCTGGCAGTTCACCCCTGAAACACTTGAGAATATCGAGGCACTGTACGAAGCGATGGAGGATGTCCCTCCCAAGGTAAAAACAGTTGTCAGAAGTGAAAATGCACTCTATTTCACCCTGAAGGGGTATGCAAAATCGATCTCACCCCTTCTGATAAAAAAGGTGTACGATACGGCTTTGTGGCAGATTATTCTGCTTGTACTGATCGTTCTGCTTGCCCTTTTTGTCAGCTACCTAAGCAAATGGATCACCTTTGCCCTCGGAAAAAAATTCTACCTGACAAAACGCTGGAGTAAAGAGATGATCACTTTGCGTTTCCTCAGGCCGGCACAATTGATCATTTTTGCCTTTATCCTTCTGTATGGCGCGCATCAGTTGGGCCTTTCCGATTTCCTTTTCTCTGTGATCAAGACCTTTTCCTATCTGTTGATCATCGTAGGTGTAACCTGGATCCTTTACAATCTGATATCCATTATGTTCGCTGCCTTGCAGATCCATGCCAGACGAACCTCCACAGACGTGGATGAGATCATTATTTCCCTCTCAGGCAGTATTCTTCGTATTCTTTTGATCACCGGAGCAGTGTTTGTCGTGGCGGAAGTGCTTCATATCCCGTACAAAACCGTGCTTGCAGGTTTGGGGATAGGTGGATTGGCATTCGCTATTGCTGCAAAAGACACCATTGCCAACTTTTTCGGATCTGCCATTATCATTTCAGACCAGCCATTCAAAACCGGCGATCGTATCAAAATAGGAGATGACGTGGGTGTGATCATTAATGTAGGGATACGTTCGACGAAGATCCGGACGACCTACGATACCATTCTGACCATTCCTAACAACAAGATCACCTCTGAAATGATCGACAATTATTCCGCACGTGAAGCGATGCGGGTCGATACGAAATTCCTCTTTGCGCTCGATACACCAAAAGAATTACTGGATGAGATCGACCGGAAAGTCTCCGAATTCCTCCACAACCACCCCGATGTGGATCATGAGAAGATCATCCTTACCGGTGTTAACGACTATACTATCCATGGTATCCTTTTTGAACTGCGTTTCTTTGTCAAGGCGGACAATGAGACGATGTACAGTGATATACGTCACAGAATAGTTACAGACATAGGTACAATGATCAAAGAGAATGGGATCGAACTGATATTCATCAATTTTGAAGGAGGAGAAGAGGTCTGA
- the rpmB gene encoding 50S ribosomal protein L28 — MSRRCSVSGKGPLVGNNVSHANNKTKRRQLPNLRSVKITMEDGTTKRVKVAASTLRTMKKKAAQAAAAN, encoded by the coding sequence ATGTCAAGAAGATGTTCAGTATCTGGAAAAGGCCCACTGGTAGGAAACAACGTTTCTCACGCAAACAACAAGACAAAAAGAAGACAGCTTCCAAACTTGAGATCGGTAAAGATCACAATGGAAGACGGAACAACTAAAAGAGTTAAGGTTGCAGCTTCTACACTTAGAACCATGAAGAAAAAAGCTGCGCAAGCTGCAGCGGCAAATTAA
- a CDS encoding potassium channel family protein, producing MTSIEKLKKFLGWRSAQKPHITLNDEFYAHLAPFRFPLILTVLIMLLGTIGYMVIDHFPLMDAIYQTGITFTTVGFGEIRPISDMGRIFTITLIIFGFIVFSIAVGIIAEVVKKGDFQKIVKERRMLYEIARLKQHFVVCYHNEFTIQVTKQLRANHIPFVVVDPREDMEEIAKKHHYPYFVTAEAHTEEGILKSHLSSAKGVITLADNVADNIATIASARLYESEIGRKRKFLIIANAKSNEDDQKLLKLGANKVVTATKLMAERINAMAARPDMENLLQEFLYKKDTPLDMEEAKVSKTSWLVLKKIKTARFRDIANVTIIGIRQKDGVFIPMPKGDTIIMPESKLLLIGTEDGIRHAKKIIRKKEKPEELKYI from the coding sequence ATGACTTCTATAGAAAAGCTTAAAAAGTTTCTCGGCTGGAGAAGCGCGCAAAAACCCCACATTACACTGAATGATGAATTTTATGCTCATTTAGCACCGTTCAGATTCCCTCTTATACTTACCGTTCTTATTATGCTTTTGGGCACAATAGGCTATATGGTCATCGATCATTTTCCACTTATGGATGCCATCTACCAGACCGGGATCACATTTACGACGGTTGGTTTTGGTGAAATACGGCCTATTTCGGATATGGGACGTATCTTTACCATCACCCTCATCATATTCGGGTTTATCGTCTTCTCTATCGCCGTGGGTATCATTGCCGAAGTGGTCAAGAAGGGAGACTTCCAAAAAATTGTCAAGGAGCGTAGAATGCTTTACGAGATCGCCAGACTGAAACAGCACTTTGTTGTCTGTTACCACAACGAATTCACCATACAGGTCACCAAACAGCTGCGTGCCAACCATATCCCCTTTGTGGTCGTCGACCCGAGAGAAGATATGGAAGAAATCGCCAAAAAGCACCACTACCCATACTTCGTCACGGCAGAAGCACACACGGAAGAAGGGATACTGAAATCACATCTCTCTTCAGCCAAGGGTGTCATTACCCTGGCGGACAATGTTGCGGACAATATTGCAACGATCGCTTCAGCCCGTCTGTACGAAAGTGAAATAGGCCGTAAGCGGAAATTTCTCATTATTGCCAATGCCAAAAGCAATGAAGATGACCAGAAACTGCTGAAACTCGGTGCCAACAAAGTGGTGACAGCCACCAAACTGATGGCAGAACGTATCAATGCCATGGCGGCACGCCCTGATATGGAGAACCTTTTACAGGAGTTCCTCTACAAAAAAGATACGCCGCTTGATATGGAAGAAGCGAAGGTTTCCAAAACATCCTGGCTTGTCCTCAAGAAGATCAAGACAGCACGTTTCAGGGACATCGCCAATGTGACCATTATCGGTATCAGACAGAAAGACGGTGTGTTCATCCCTATGCCAAAGGGCGATACAATCATCATGCCCGAATCCAAACTGCTTCTGATCGGCACGGAAGACGGGATCAGGCATGCCAAGAAGATCATCCGTAAAAAAGAAAAACCCGAAGAGCTGAAATACATATAA
- the argJ gene encoding bifunctional glutamate N-acetyltransferase/amino-acid acetyltransferase ArgJ, protein MSNYKITPLENGLENVQGFYCDAVNVGMRPDPDQGDVAFIRSEVPCDITSVFTSNTFQAAPIKHYQHYGEDFQTNFVLINAKNANAMTGEKGIEDIDTILSTLSSKTDVLNPVMSSTGVIGYRLPVDRIVKAFDTLDFNAKHSDKTARAIMTTDSFKKELAYRIELSDGSQFNIAAICKGAGMINPAMATMLCFIITDADIPKSDMNTLLHEGTEQSFNRISVDGDTSTNDTAMLLANGQSATYDKQAFASVLNKLMFELAMMILKDGEGANKLVAFEVKGALNEEEAQKASAALSNSLLVKTALFGEDPNWGRIASTIGASGVACDDTRLTIHYDDLLIYSDTFRELDKEREDHAYRIMKQDQFTVTCDLGMGEGAYTSYGCDLSYEYVKINAEYRT, encoded by the coding sequence ATGTCTAACTATAAAATTACACCACTAGAGAACGGTCTTGAGAATGTTCAAGGCTTTTACTGCGATGCTGTCAATGTCGGCATGCGACCTGATCCCGATCAGGGGGATGTAGCCTTCATCCGTTCCGAAGTACCCTGTGATATTACATCCGTTTTTACTTCCAATACGTTTCAGGCTGCGCCTATCAAACACTATCAGCATTATGGAGAGGATTTTCAGACTAATTTCGTGCTCATCAACGCCAAGAATGCCAATGCGATGACGGGAGAGAAAGGCATTGAAGATATTGACACTATCCTGTCAACACTCTCCTCCAAAACAGATGTACTCAACCCCGTTATGAGCTCTACAGGGGTGATCGGCTACCGCCTTCCGGTTGACAGGATCGTTAAAGCATTTGACACACTGGATTTCAATGCAAAGCATTCAGATAAGACCGCACGTGCCATTATGACAACGGACAGTTTTAAAAAAGAGCTTGCCTACCGTATAGAACTTTCTGACGGCAGTCAATTCAATATTGCCGCCATCTGCAAAGGTGCGGGGATGATCAATCCGGCTATGGCTACGATGCTCTGCTTCATCATTACCGATGCGGATATTCCAAAATCCGATATGAATACCTTACTGCATGAGGGGACAGAGCAGTCATTCAACCGTATCTCTGTCGATGGCGACACTTCCACCAACGATACGGCTATGCTCCTCGCCAATGGACAAAGTGCCACCTACGACAAACAAGCTTTTGCCAGTGTTCTGAACAAACTCATGTTCGAACTGGCCATGATGATACTCAAGGATGGAGAAGGTGCCAACAAACTGGTTGCCTTTGAAGTCAAAGGCGCACTCAATGAAGAGGAAGCACAGAAGGCTTCCGCAGCATTGAGCAATTCTTTGCTTGTCAAAACGGCACTCTTCGGAGAAGACCCTAACTGGGGGCGTATCGCTTCGACTATAGGTGCAAGTGGGGTGGCCTGTGACGACACAAGACTGACCATTCACTATGATGATCTGCTTATCTATTCCGACACCTTCAGAGAACTTGATAAAGAGCGCGAAGATCATGCTTACAGGATCATGAAACAGGATCAGTTCACAGTCACCTGTGACCTTGGCATGGGAGAGGGAGCCTATACCTCCTACGGGTGTGACCTGAGCTATGAGTATGTAAAGATCAATGCCGAGTACAGAACTTGA
- a CDS encoding YdcH family protein, translating to MLHEYRDEIHELKQQNAHFAKIFEKHNELDQKVEDAEAGRIPMTDIELETLKKEKLLLKDEAYKMIMDYRKSKA from the coding sequence ATGTTACACGAATATAGAGACGAGATCCACGAACTTAAACAGCAAAATGCACACTTCGCAAAAATCTTCGAAAAGCATAATGAGCTTGACCAGAAAGTAGAAGATGCAGAAGCAGGTCGTATCCCAATGACAGACATAGAACTTGAAACATTGAAAAAAGAGAAACTTCTTCTTAAAGATGAAGCTTATAAAATGATTATGGATTACAGAAAATCCAAAGCATAA
- the dbpA gene encoding ATP-dependent RNA helicase DbpA, which translates to MTAFNTIPNIPEALLGTLETLGFTTMTEIQQKSIGPILKGKDILAQSKTGSGKTLAFGIPAVMGTDVKSNKPQTIVITPTRELAEQVAMELRKIAAYKANLKILTLYGGVPLRAQADSLAKGAHILIGTPGRIQDHLAKGTLTLESIKTLVLDEADRMLDMGFYEEIIKIGSNMPKQKQTLLFSATFPPKIESLAKALLKDPLTIKVDTVQEAMKINELVYETPDKFKTLNALIGSYKPDSLLIFCNTKAEVISLADRLQQRGHSVIDIHGDLDQRERNEAVILFSNRSKRIMVATDVASRGLDIKDISLVINYDLPFDKEVYTHRIGRTGRADATGMAISLYAPNDSEKCSWITSQAKQADPKDLRVDANFKMLSEFDTICLNGGKKTKLRAGDILGTFCKEIGIDNTEIGKIIITDTKAYIALHHTVVDKVLKALKRVKIKKKKYIAWRVD; encoded by the coding sequence ATGACAGCATTCAATACGATACCCAATATACCCGAAGCCCTTTTAGGCACCCTTGAAACACTCGGTTTCACTACAATGACAGAGATACAGCAAAAGAGTATCGGTCCTATCCTGAAGGGAAAGGACATCCTTGCACAGTCCAAGACCGGGTCGGGGAAAACACTGGCGTTCGGCATTCCCGCTGTTATGGGTACTGATGTAAAAAGCAACAAACCGCAGACCATTGTCATTACTCCGACCAGAGAACTGGCAGAACAGGTTGCCATGGAACTAAGAAAGATCGCTGCCTACAAAGCCAATCTCAAAATACTGACACTCTATGGTGGTGTTCCACTGCGGGCACAGGCTGACTCATTGGCAAAGGGAGCACATATTCTCATAGGGACCCCTGGACGGATACAGGACCATCTTGCCAAAGGGACATTGACACTTGAAAGTATCAAGACCCTGGTACTTGATGAAGCGGACCGTATGCTCGATATGGGATTTTATGAGGAGATCATCAAAATTGGCTCCAATATGCCAAAACAGAAACAGACACTACTCTTCTCGGCAACCTTCCCTCCCAAGATAGAATCTCTGGCAAAAGCCCTGCTTAAAGATCCTCTGACCATTAAAGTAGATACGGTACAGGAAGCTATGAAGATCAATGAGCTTGTCTATGAGACACCAGACAAGTTCAAAACACTCAATGCCCTCATAGGCTCCTATAAACCAGACTCACTTCTCATTTTCTGCAACACAAAGGCAGAAGTCATTTCCCTGGCGGACAGACTGCAACAGCGTGGCCACTCAGTCATTGATATACACGGTGATCTCGACCAGAGGGAACGCAATGAAGCGGTCATTCTCTTTTCCAACCGATCCAAAAGGATTATGGTCGCTACAGATGTTGCCTCACGCGGACTGGATATCAAAGATATTTCACTGGTGATCAACTACGACCTGCCTTTTGACAAAGAGGTCTACACACACCGTATCGGCCGGACAGGACGTGCCGATGCCACCGGTATGGCAATATCTCTCTATGCTCCCAATGACAGCGAAAAATGTTCCTGGATCACTTCTCAGGCAAAACAGGCAGACCCTAAGGATCTTCGTGTCGATGCAAACTTCAAAATGCTTTCCGAATTCGATACCATTTGCCTCAATGGAGGGAAGAAGACCAAGTTGCGTGCAGGAGATATACTGGGAACATTCTGCAAAGAGATAGGTATCGATAATACAGAGATAGGCAAGATTATCATCACTGATACAAAAGCATATATCGCTTTGCATCATACCGTGGTTGATAAAGTCCTGAAAGCACTAAAAAGAGTGAAAATCAAAAAGAAAAAGTATATTGCCTGGAGAGTGGATTAA